CCTCGCTCCCATGCGCTTCGAGCAGTCGACTCTACGCCGAAGCTTGTGGACATCCCTGTCAGGACGATATCGGTGACTCCGCGCTTCCGGAGAACCCCATCGAGATCTGTGCCATAGAAAGCATCCCAGTGTTGCTTAACGAGGATTAGGTCCGACGGCTGATGGCCAATATCCGACGAAGTGTCCGTCCAATCGGAGGGAAGAACCGGTACCCCGTCCGGCCCGGGAACCTTTATCGCGTCCAAAAACTTACCCTGCATCTCTCTGACCTGCATCAAAATAACAGGTCGTCCTAGTGCTCGAACTGCGTCGGCTATGCGCGCGAAGTTCCGATGTACATCTCCCACCGAGTGCGGA
The genomic region above belongs to Mycolicibacterium sp. HK-90 and contains:
- a CDS encoding isochorismatase family protein, which translates into the protein MIPTRWLMRLGCAAALLPTLMPASLSDAYADVMPNPNAVALISIDLQKGMETLPHAPHSVGDVHRNFARIADAVRALGRPVILMQVREMQGKFLDAIKVPGPDGVPVLPSDWTDTSSDIGHQPSDLILVKQHWDAFYGTDLDGVLRKRGVTDIVLTGMSTSFGVESTARSAWERGFNLFLPEDALSDIDAERQDFAVKTIFPVIGHVTDTASVLEALAGSTRQHG